The following coding sequences lie in one Bacteroidota bacterium genomic window:
- the trpD gene encoding anthranilate phosphoribosyltransferase, giving the protein MKHTLEALLSHEKLGYKEAREVLTALTRNAFNPAQTASFMTVFLMRGVEVEELSGFRDALLDLCTKVELGTHEFIDLCGTGGDAKNTFNISTTASFVVAAAGFKVAKHGNYGVSSVSGSSNLLEHLGYKFSADTAKLATELGQTNICFMHALLFHPAMKSVAPVRKELGIKTFFNMLGPMVNPAKPKYQLTGVFSLELARLYHYIFQQGETEYCVVHSLDGYDECALTDTLKAFSRRGEELLAPANFGMQKLRPEALFGGQDTAANAAIFLNILQNKASEAQKQVVVANAALAIRTISGMELSDCIMLANETLESGKAYQTFKKLIQLQA; this is encoded by the coding sequence ATGAAACATACACTCGAAGCGCTGCTTAGTCACGAAAAACTTGGCTACAAAGAAGCCCGGGAAGTGCTCACAGCCCTCACCCGGAACGCCTTCAATCCTGCCCAGACCGCCAGTTTTATGACCGTATTTCTGATGCGGGGGGTGGAAGTGGAGGAGCTGAGCGGTTTCAGGGATGCCCTGCTCGACCTGTGTACCAAAGTCGAACTCGGCACCCACGAGTTCATTGATTTATGCGGCACCGGTGGCGATGCAAAAAACACTTTCAACATTTCGACGACGGCGTCCTTTGTTGTGGCTGCTGCCGGCTTCAAAGTGGCCAAACACGGAAACTACGGGGTGAGTTCGGTAAGCGGATCGTCGAACCTGCTAGAACACCTGGGGTATAAGTTTTCGGCCGACACCGCCAAACTGGCCACCGAGCTCGGGCAGACCAACATCTGCTTTATGCATGCCCTGCTTTTTCACCCTGCCATGAAATCGGTAGCCCCTGTGCGTAAAGAACTGGGCATCAAAACCTTTTTTAATATGCTTGGCCCAATGGTCAATCCTGCCAAACCAAAATACCAGCTCACCGGGGTGTTCAGCCTCGAACTTGCCAGGCTGTATCATTACATTTTTCAACAAGGCGAAACGGAATATTGCGTGGTGCACAGCCTGGATGGTTACGACGAATGTGCGCTTACTGATACCCTTAAAGCATTCAGCCGAAGAGGAGAAGAGTTGCTCGCACCGGCAAATTTTGGCATGCAGAAGCTCAGGCCGGAAGCGCTGTTTGGAGGTCAGGATACGGCAGCAAATGCAGCCATCTTCCTGAACATCTTGCAAAACAAAGCCTCAGAAGCTCAAAAACAGGTGGTGGTGGCCAATGCCGCCCTCGCCATCCGCACCATCAGCGGCATGGAGCTCTCCGATTGCATCATGCTGGCCAACGAAACACTCGAAAGCGGAAAAGCATACCAAACATTCAAAAAACTCATACAGCTACAGGCATGA
- the trpC gene encoding indole-3-glycerol phosphate synthase TrpC — protein sequence MTNILQKIAETKRAEVDERRSLYPVKLLERSIYFETRPLSLKKYLLRDDLHGIIAEFKRKSPSKGMINEFADIQRVTLGYMQAGASALSVLTDSTYFGGSNKDLTEARRFNFCPILRKDFIIDEYQVIEAKSIGADAILLIAALLSKEEIAKLGSLAASLGLEILLEIHEEEELEKLPDFEVIVGVNNRNLKSMTTHVETSFRLASLLPAEQVKVAESGISNASQIVALRQAGYRGFLIGEYFMQHTRPHNACRKLISELRNAYATQG from the coding sequence ATGACAAACATCCTTCAAAAAATTGCCGAAACCAAGCGGGCCGAAGTGGACGAACGCCGGTCGCTCTATCCCGTAAAACTGCTCGAACGCAGTATTTATTTCGAAACCAGGCCGTTGTCATTAAAGAAGTACCTGTTGCGCGACGACCTGCATGGCATCATTGCGGAGTTCAAACGCAAATCGCCCTCAAAGGGAATGATAAATGAATTTGCAGATATTCAACGTGTTACATTAGGTTACATGCAGGCTGGCGCCTCTGCCCTCTCGGTGCTTACCGACAGCACCTATTTCGGAGGGAGCAACAAAGACCTCACTGAGGCCAGGCGGTTCAACTTCTGCCCCATCCTGCGAAAAGACTTTATCATAGATGAATACCAGGTGATCGAAGCCAAAAGCATTGGTGCCGATGCCATTCTCCTCATTGCTGCCCTGTTGTCAAAAGAAGAAATTGCAAAACTTGGAAGTCTTGCGGCCTCGCTGGGCTTGGAAATCCTATTGGAGATACACGAGGAGGAAGAGCTTGAAAAACTGCCTGACTTTGAAGTGATTGTGGGAGTAAACAACCGCAACCTCAAAAGCATGACCACCCATGTGGAGACCTCCTTCAGGCTGGCATCGCTTCTGCCCGCCGAACAGGTCAAAGTGGCCGAAAGCGGCATCAGCAATGCCTCCCAGATTGTCGCGCTGCGGCAGGCCGGCTACCGGGGATTTTTGATCGGGGAATATTTTATGCAACATACCAGGCCACATAATGCCTGCCGGAAACTCATCTCTGAGCTGCGAAATGCCTATGCCACTCAAGGTTAA
- the gdhA gene encoding NADP-specific glutamate dehydrogenase → MNLEKIMNDLEKKHPGEVEYLQAVREVLESIEEVVNQNPQFEAKGIIERIVEPDRVLMFKVPWVDDHGKVHVNLGYRVQFNNAIGPYKGGLRFHPSVNLSILKFLGFEQIFKNSLTTLPMGGAKGGSDFDPKGKSDAEIMRFCQSFMLELWRLIGPETDVPAGDIGVGGKEIGYLYGMYKKLTMEHVGVLTGKGINWGGSLIRPEATGFGAVYFAQEMLATRGQDFKGKLVAVSGFGNVAWGAITKLNQLGAKVITISGPDGYIYDPDGISGEKIDYLLELRASNQDIVKPYALEFPGAQFVPGKRPWEVKCDVAMPCATQNELHKEDAEKLVANGCICVAEGANMPSTPEAIEVFKHARILFAPGKAANAGGVATSGLEMTQNSMKLSWSREEVDARLHEIMRNIHNACVKYGKQDDGYVDYVKGANVAGFLKVANAMMDQGVL, encoded by the coding sequence ATGAACCTCGAAAAAATCATGAACGACCTGGAGAAGAAGCATCCGGGCGAAGTGGAGTATCTGCAGGCAGTGCGCGAAGTGCTCGAATCGATTGAGGAAGTGGTGAACCAGAACCCTCAGTTCGAAGCCAAAGGCATTATCGAGCGCATTGTGGAGCCCGACAGGGTGCTGATGTTCAAAGTGCCGTGGGTTGACGATCATGGAAAAGTACATGTCAACCTGGGTTACAGGGTTCAGTTCAACAATGCCATCGGACCATACAAAGGCGGGTTGCGTTTTCACCCCAGCGTAAACCTCAGTATCCTGAAGTTCCTTGGTTTCGAACAGATTTTCAAAAACAGCCTGACTACTTTGCCCATGGGCGGCGCCAAGGGTGGATCGGATTTTGATCCCAAGGGCAAGTCGGATGCTGAAATCATGCGTTTCTGCCAGTCGTTCATGCTCGAACTCTGGAGGCTCATTGGACCCGAAACCGACGTGCCTGCAGGAGATATCGGCGTAGGTGGCAAGGAAATCGGCTACCTCTATGGCATGTACAAAAAGCTGACCATGGAGCATGTGGGCGTACTCACTGGCAAAGGCATCAACTGGGGTGGTTCGCTCATCCGTCCCGAAGCCACAGGTTTTGGTGCTGTTTATTTTGCACAGGAAATGCTGGCCACACGCGGTCAGGATTTCAAAGGCAAACTGGTTGCTGTTTCGGGATTCGGCAACGTGGCATGGGGTGCCATCACCAAACTGAACCAGCTGGGTGCCAAGGTGATCACCATCTCCGGACCTGATGGCTACATCTACGATCCCGATGGTATCTCGGGCGAAAAGATTGATTATCTGCTTGAGCTCCGCGCTTCGAACCAGGATATTGTGAAGCCCTATGCACTCGAGTTTCCCGGCGCACAGTTTGTGCCCGGCAAGCGCCCCTGGGAAGTAAAATGTGATGTGGCTATGCCTTGCGCCACCCAGAACGAATTGCACAAGGAAGATGCCGAGAAGCTTGTAGCCAATGGTTGCATCTGTGTAGCCGAAGGCGCCAACATGCCATCGACTCCCGAAGCTATCGAGGTGTTTAAGCATGCACGCATTCTGTTTGCCCCGGGCAAGGCTGCCAATGCCGGTGGTGTGGCCACTTCGGGCCTCGAAATGACCCAAAACTCGATGAAACTCTCCTGGAGCCGCGAAGAAGTGGATGCCCGCCTGCACGAAATCATGCGCAACATCCACAACGCGTGCGTGAAATACGGCAAACAGGATGATGGCTATGTGGACTATGTGAAAGGCGCCAATGTGGCCGGATTCCTCAAAGTTGCCAATGCCATGATGGATCAGGGCGTGCTCTGA
- a CDS encoding TonB-dependent receptor: MMQPVKVIGKVTDKTDGAGLPGAHLIFRHMRDTSRVVRTTTDNNGQFSVNMLRGRYTLRTSYLGYKTDERQLTIIEESNNLGSIALEKADAMLNEVTVAGEAVQVRVKSDTLQFDAQAYKTNPDATAEDLVRKLPGVTITPEGVQAQGETVRRVLVDGQEFFGDDPNIALRNLPAEMISQVEIFDQMSDQSRLTGFDDGQRTKTINIVTRQDRRSGQFGKVYAGFGENERFQAGITTNIFLGKRRFSILGMSNNINQQNFSTEDLSGFFSGGRSGGGGGGMRMMFGGAGGFPGGFNRGDFLVGQQNGNNTTHSYGINYTDVWFDKLNANMSYFFNLSRNNTNQVVERKYFIGENLSRQYDETSKSNRDNYNHRFNARLEYKIDDNNTLMLIPRFSAQKTNSDNFTQASMAMLMQSAGNQSITSNKREWDGFNFGNTLIYRLRLNEKGRSISTRINNNLNNNELLYTLDAIEYTGGIVLHSDTTRQQSTTQTLNQSHSANLTFTEPAGKNGMIQASYNFSYTKNQSERLTNDFDIIAGAYNQLVPELSSDLNSGYVTHRAGAGYRYRTEKSNFLLELAWQEARLQAEQTLPYVKTTDYSFGNLMPSLQFNYNFSRSETARLMYRTFTNGPSAAQLSDVVDNTNPLLLSSGNPKLKQSYSHFLTGSYNLTRIAKGKSFMGFVFLNLTDNYIGNSLLIARSDTVLENGYTLPAGAQYSLPENLSGMVNLRSSLTYGFPFRKIKSNVNLTGGFAWSRTPSLVNQLQNITNTYTTSAGATLSSNISQNLDFTLAYRLNYQTAANKLRPQSNNEYFYHVGEARVAWTVHKKWVLRSDLNNLYYTGLGDNFNENYWLWNINVGRKLFQNNRGELTLGVYDLLNQNRSVAQNVTDTYIENARYNVLNRFLMLSFTYNFRNFGAQNQRTQAPAAPQGPPRDMFFLPPM; encoded by the coding sequence ATGATGCAACCTGTGAAGGTTATTGGAAAAGTAACCGACAAAACCGATGGCGCAGGTTTACCTGGAGCCCATCTCATTTTCAGGCACATGCGCGATACCAGCCGGGTTGTGCGCACAACCACCGACAATAACGGCCAGTTTTCGGTGAATATGCTTCGTGGGCGCTACACCCTGCGCACCAGCTACCTTGGTTATAAAACCGATGAACGGCAGCTGACCATCATCGAGGAATCGAACAACCTTGGTTCGATAGCACTCGAGAAGGCGGATGCCATGTTAAACGAAGTGACTGTGGCGGGTGAAGCAGTGCAGGTGAGGGTCAAATCGGACACTTTGCAATTTGATGCCCAGGCCTATAAGACCAATCCCGATGCCACAGCCGAAGACCTGGTACGCAAGCTGCCCGGAGTAACCATAACGCCGGAAGGTGTTCAGGCACAGGGCGAAACCGTAAGGCGTGTGCTGGTGGACGGTCAGGAATTTTTTGGCGACGACCCCAACATCGCCCTGCGCAACCTGCCGGCCGAAATGATCAGCCAGGTAGAAATTTTTGACCAGATGAGCGACCAGTCGCGGCTGACAGGTTTCGACGACGGCCAACGCACCAAAACCATCAACATTGTCACACGCCAGGACCGCCGCAGCGGGCAGTTTGGCAAAGTTTACGCTGGCTTTGGCGAAAATGAACGCTTTCAGGCAGGCATCACCACCAATATTTTCCTCGGAAAGCGGCGGTTTTCCATTCTTGGGATGAGCAACAACATCAACCAGCAAAACTTCAGCACCGAAGACCTGTCGGGCTTTTTCTCGGGCGGCCGAAGCGGAGGCGGAGGTGGTGGCATGCGCATGATGTTCGGTGGTGCCGGAGGCTTCCCCGGAGGATTCAACCGGGGCGATTTTCTAGTTGGCCAGCAAAATGGCAACAACACCACCCACTCCTACGGCATCAATTACACGGATGTGTGGTTTGATAAACTAAATGCCAACATGAGCTATTTCTTCAACCTTTCGCGCAACAACACCAATCAGGTGGTTGAGCGGAAATATTTCATAGGCGAAAACCTGAGCAGGCAGTACGACGAAACCAGCAAGAGCAACCGCGACAACTACAACCATCGTTTCAATGCCAGGCTCGAGTACAAAATTGACGACAACAATACCCTGATGCTGATTCCCCGCTTCAGCGCCCAAAAAACCAATTCCGACAACTTTACCCAGGCGAGTATGGCCATGCTCATGCAATCGGCAGGCAACCAGAGCATCACTTCAAACAAGCGCGAATGGGACGGCTTCAACTTTGGCAACACATTAATCTACCGCCTGCGACTCAACGAAAAAGGCCGCTCGATTTCCACCCGCATCAACAACAACCTCAACAACAACGAGTTACTCTACACCCTCGATGCCATCGAATACACCGGCGGAATTGTACTCCACAGCGATACCACCCGTCAACAATCAACCACCCAAACCCTGAACCAAAGCCATTCGGCAAATCTTACCTTTACCGAACCGGCCGGCAAAAACGGCATGATCCAGGCTTCTTACAACTTTTCGTACACCAAAAACCAGAGCGAGCGACTTACCAACGATTTCGATATTATCGCCGGGGCCTACAACCAATTGGTACCGGAGCTTTCGAGCGATCTGAACAGCGGCTATGTGACACACCGGGCCGGCGCCGGCTATCGTTACCGCACCGAGAAATCTAACTTCCTGCTCGAGCTGGCCTGGCAGGAAGCAAGGCTGCAGGCCGAGCAAACCCTGCCCTATGTGAAAACAACCGACTACAGTTTTGGTAACCTGATGCCTTCGCTTCAATTCAACTACAACTTTTCGCGCAGCGAGACTGCCCGCCTGATGTACCGCACATTTACCAACGGCCCTTCGGCTGCGCAACTTTCGGATGTGGTTGATAACACCAATCCCTTGCTGCTTTCGAGCGGAAATCCAAAACTCAAACAGAGCTACAGCCACTTCCTCACCGGCAGCTACAACCTGACCCGCATTGCCAAAGGCAAGTCGTTTATGGGTTTTGTCTTTCTCAATCTGACCGACAATTACATTGGCAACTCGCTGCTCATTGCCCGCAGCGATACCGTGCTCGAGAATGGCTATACCCTGCCCGCCGGCGCACAATACAGCCTGCCGGAAAACCTGAGCGGTATGGTCAATCTGAGGTCTTCGCTCACCTATGGCTTTCCCTTCCGCAAAATCAAGAGCAACGTCAACCTGACCGGAGGATTTGCCTGGTCGCGCACCCCCAGCCTGGTCAATCAGTTGCAGAACATTACCAACACCTACACCACATCAGCCGGCGCAACCCTAAGCAGCAACATCAGTCAGAACCTCGATTTTACCCTGGCATACCGGCTCAATTACCAAACTGCTGCCAACAAGCTCAGGCCACAATCCAATAACGAATACTTCTATCATGTGGGTGAAGCCAGAGTGGCCTGGACCGTACACAAGAAGTGGGTGCTGCGCAGCGACCTGAACAACCTGTATTACACGGGGCTGGGCGACAACTTCAACGAGAATTACTGGCTTTGGAACATCAACGTCGGACGCAAGCTGTTTCAGAACAATCGCGGCGAACTTACCCTCGGGGTTTACGACCTGTTGAACCAGAACCGCAGTGTCGCGCAAAATGTGACGGATACCTATATTGAGAACGCGCGGTACAATGTACTCAACCGCTTTCTTATGCTCTCATTTACCTACAATTTCCGCAACTTTGGCGCACAGAATCAGCGGACTCAGGCCCCGGCAGCACCTCAAGGCCCTCCGCGCGATATGTTTTTCCTGCCTCCGATGTAG
- a CDS encoding phosphoribosylanthranilate isomerase → MPLKVKVCGITLAEQLLELNRPEIDYLGLIFHPSSPRYARHIKLPEVELKPTLTGVFVNNDIQSILATAQKFSLGAVQLHGPYEASDCHELKKAGLQVIKVFHPEDEGFAHTGAFEDCADFFLFDSGKTGSGGSGKQFAWEMLASYKGKVPFFISGGIGPGDAESIRQIRHPLLAGVDLNSRFETQPGIKDINQLTHFIKLLLQ, encoded by the coding sequence ATGCCACTCAAGGTTAAAGTCTGCGGAATCACCCTTGCCGAACAACTGCTGGAGCTGAACCGGCCCGAAATAGATTACCTGGGCTTGATCTTTCATCCTTCGAGTCCGCGTTATGCAAGGCACATCAAATTGCCTGAGGTGGAGCTAAAACCCACGCTTACAGGCGTTTTTGTCAATAACGACATCCAAAGCATTCTTGCTACTGCCCAGAAGTTCAGCCTGGGTGCCGTACAATTGCATGGTCCCTACGAAGCCTCCGACTGTCATGAACTGAAGAAAGCCGGCCTGCAGGTGATCAAGGTTTTCCATCCTGAAGATGAGGGTTTTGCGCACACCGGGGCGTTCGAGGATTGCGCTGATTTTTTCCTTTTCGACTCAGGCAAAACAGGAAGCGGGGGCAGCGGAAAACAATTTGCCTGGGAAATGCTGGCCAGCTACAAAGGCAAGGTGCCGTTTTTTATCAGCGGAGGCATTGGGCCGGGAGATGCCGAAAGCATCAGGCAAATCCGCCATCCCCTTTTGGCTGGTGTGGACCTCAACAGCAGGTTTGAAACACAACCCGGCATAAAAGACATCAATCAACTCACTCACTTCATTAAACTCCTACTTCAATGA
- a CDS encoding anthranilate synthase component I family protein, translating into MNLKVRIEEVAGDLTTPVGLYMALRDRYPSALLFESSDYHSASDSSSFICLDPLSSFKVIDNEAIIEYLKEVKARIPINRSSFGEVFVQFATSFVPDTTVPVGGLYGYIGYDMLRFFEDVDLNLRHEPDYVHPGMVMSVYRFVLHLNHFNDSLRIYEFIPDGESSQLEALLAAMRIQRNLSFPFGTRGDVTSTSTDEEFLGMVQQARRHCFRGDVFQLVVSRRFQVDYTGDDFNVYRALRRINPSPYLFYLDYGYYRLFGSSPESQLRIREGKAILNPIAGTYRRTGQAAADAALAVKLSNDPKENAEHAMLVDLARNDLSRSCRDVEVETLRETQYFSHVIHLVSKVSGTLRNPADWFRVVADTFPAGTLSGAPKVRAMQLIDALEPHSRGFYGGAAGFVGFDGQVNLAILIRSFLSIRQHLYFQAGAGVVATSVPENELQEVNNKLAALRHALETASKS; encoded by the coding sequence ATGAACTTAAAAGTCAGAATAGAAGAAGTTGCAGGCGACCTGACCACACCGGTCGGATTGTACATGGCGCTGCGCGACCGTTATCCATCGGCCCTGTTGTTCGAGAGCTCCGATTATCACTCCGCTTCCGACAGCTCCTCATTCATCTGTCTTGATCCATTGAGTAGCTTCAAAGTGATTGACAACGAGGCTATTATAGAATACCTAAAGGAAGTGAAAGCGCGCATCCCAATCAACAGAAGCAGCTTTGGGGAAGTATTCGTACAGTTTGCCACAAGCTTTGTCCCCGACACGACAGTGCCTGTGGGCGGATTGTACGGGTATATTGGCTACGACATGCTGCGATTTTTTGAGGATGTGGACCTCAACCTGCGCCATGAACCCGATTATGTGCATCCCGGCATGGTGATGAGTGTATATCGTTTTGTGCTGCACCTCAACCATTTCAACGATAGCCTGAGGATTTATGAGTTTATTCCCGATGGAGAAAGCTCTCAGCTTGAGGCCTTGCTGGCAGCCATGAGGATTCAACGCAACCTGTCGTTTCCTTTTGGCACAAGGGGCGATGTGACGAGCACATCCACCGATGAGGAATTTCTGGGGATGGTGCAGCAGGCCCGCAGGCATTGTTTCAGGGGCGATGTGTTTCAGCTGGTGGTTTCGAGGCGCTTTCAGGTGGACTATACAGGCGACGATTTTAATGTGTACAGGGCTTTGCGGCGCATCAACCCCTCCCCTTACCTTTTTTACCTCGATTACGGCTATTACCGGCTCTTCGGCAGCTCGCCCGAAAGCCAGCTACGCATCAGGGAGGGCAAAGCCATACTGAATCCCATTGCCGGAACCTACAGGCGTACCGGTCAGGCTGCGGCTGATGCTGCTCTGGCTGTAAAGCTCAGCAACGACCCCAAAGAAAACGCCGAACATGCCATGCTGGTCGATTTGGCGCGCAACGACCTGAGCCGAAGCTGCCGCGACGTGGAAGTGGAAACCCTGCGCGAAACCCAGTATTTCAGCCACGTGATTCACCTGGTTTCCAAAGTAAGCGGCACATTGCGCAATCCGGCCGACTGGTTCAGGGTGGTTGCCGATACTTTCCCGGCAGGTACCTTGTCGGGCGCACCCAAAGTGAGGGCCATGCAACTGATCGATGCCCTGGAACCCCACAGCAGGGGTTTTTATGGCGGAGCTGCCGGATTTGTGGGTTTCGATGGCCAGGTCAATCTGGCTATTCTCATCCGATCGTTCCTTTCCATTCGTCAACATCTTTATTTCCAGGCAGGTGCGGGCGTGGTCGCGACATCGGTGCCCGAAAACGAGCTTCAGGAAGTAAACAATAAACTGGCCGCACTAAGGCATGCCCTCGAAACCGCTTCAAAATCCTAA
- a CDS encoding DUF2490 domain-containing protein, which translates to MHKVFPLFLAIIFGLMSGATGQTPVVWEPDVSLSGNIAGSWSWSSKLVTRVSLGQLGDNTGSQSGKLILGEAQAYLNRRLVGGRRLTFGLLYGIENPLENERSTELRFIWQFSKRHAVDLYGFSHRFRLEQRVYEDRFQHRARYRIVAERPLSGDRIDPREWYLIAGTEVLLSADEELKNFRLDNRTGIGVGWLFANEHRLQFELQHRAQRMFDARYQSGLWLLTSWVVPL; encoded by the coding sequence ATGCACAAGGTTTTCCCATTATTTCTGGCTATTATATTTGGCTTGATGTCGGGCGCAACCGGACAAACTCCTGTGGTTTGGGAACCCGATGTGAGCTTGTCGGGCAATATTGCCGGTTCGTGGTCGTGGAGCTCAAAATTAGTAACAAGGGTGAGCCTGGGTCAGCTGGGAGATAATACGGGATCGCAATCCGGGAAGCTCATTCTCGGCGAAGCACAGGCTTACCTCAACCGAAGGCTGGTTGGTGGCAGGAGGCTGACATTTGGCCTGCTTTATGGCATAGAGAACCCATTGGAAAACGAACGCTCCACCGAGCTGAGGTTTATCTGGCAATTCAGCAAACGGCATGCGGTAGATTTGTATGGTTTTTCGCATCGGTTCAGGCTCGAACAAAGGGTGTATGAAGATCGCTTTCAGCACCGTGCACGTTACCGCATCGTTGCTGAGCGGCCTTTGTCGGGCGATCGGATTGATCCTCGCGAATGGTACCTGATTGCTGGTACGGAAGTGCTTTTGAGTGCCGATGAGGAGCTAAAAAACTTCCGCCTGGACAACAGGACTGGTATAGGTGTCGGCTGGCTGTTCGCAAACGAACACCGGCTGCAGTTCGAGCTGCAACACCGTGCACAACGCATGTTCGATGCAAGATACCAGTCAGGGCTGTGGCTGCTGACTTCCTGGGTGGTTCCGCTGTAG
- a CDS encoding aminodeoxychorismate/anthranilate synthase component II, with protein MNVLVFDNYDSFTYNIVQIVEQLTGKLPVVARNDKISLDEVENYDRIILSPGPGIPSESGLLIPLIKRYAASKPMLGICLGLQAMAESFGGKLINLGQVYHGLATNIHRTTPEEPLFEGIPEHFMAARYHSWVADRASLPECFLVTAEDDDGWIMAIRHRTYDLAGLQFHPESILTPYGKKIIENWLNH; from the coding sequence ATGAATGTTCTTGTATTCGATAATTACGACTCATTTACCTACAACATTGTACAGATAGTGGAGCAGCTCACCGGAAAGCTTCCCGTGGTTGCCCGAAACGACAAAATAAGTCTGGATGAAGTGGAGAACTACGACCGCATTATCCTCTCGCCTGGTCCAGGAATTCCCTCAGAATCAGGACTATTGATTCCATTGATCAAACGATATGCTGCTTCCAAACCCATGCTGGGCATTTGTTTAGGCCTGCAGGCCATGGCTGAGAGCTTTGGGGGCAAACTGATCAATCTGGGGCAGGTGTATCATGGGCTTGCAACAAATATCCATCGTACCACACCCGAAGAGCCTTTATTCGAAGGTATTCCTGAGCACTTTATGGCTGCAAGGTATCACTCATGGGTGGCCGATCGTGCGAGTCTACCCGAATGTTTTCTGGTTACTGCCGAAGATGACGACGGTTGGATCATGGCCATCCGGCACCGGACTTATGACCTGGCGGGACTACAGTTTCACCCGGAGTCTATCCTCACACCCTATGGAAAGAAAATTATAGAAAACTGGTTAAACCATTGA
- a CDS encoding metallophosphoesterase has protein sequence MKFSRKHLVHLLLAVLIIIAGYFLTLTAFPKNAGRYPFFVFLLLIDVYVWGMFRRKLFTYNKLLKTLLILVYWFPLAALAVSTIITLSLGQYDWLPWVRNLVFGSIFTFYVAKFFMAVIIFFADILKWIKGLWAWFSFSRNKTPGEGETKYKRSEFLQQMALVTGGLVVTTMFTGMFRWVHRFDLKRLTIRLKGLPEEFSGFRLIQISDLHLGSWSSVDALEEAVDDILSARPDAIVFTGDLVNYTSSEADRFVDVLSRLKAPHGVYAVLGNHDYGDYVSWPDAEAKAKNMQHLLDIYRKAGWNLLRNEAAILTRGEARMAIVGVENWSANARFPRKGELDAALRETETIETKILLSHDPSHWSAQVTNHPSKIGLTLSGHTHGFQFGIELPGFKWSPAQYVYKHWAGLYESEQGHFLYINRGLGSIGYPGRIGILPEITLIELYPSNELT, from the coding sequence ATGAAGTTTTCCAGAAAGCATTTAGTTCACCTGCTGCTTGCCGTTTTGATCATCATTGCAGGTTATTTTTTAACACTTACAGCCTTCCCGAAAAACGCCGGAAGGTATCCATTTTTCGTTTTCCTCCTGCTCATCGACGTGTATGTCTGGGGGATGTTCAGGCGCAAGCTGTTTACCTACAATAAGTTGCTTAAAACATTGCTTATTTTGGTTTACTGGTTTCCGCTTGCTGCCCTGGCCGTTTCAACCATCATTACACTCAGTTTGGGGCAATACGACTGGCTGCCATGGGTGCGCAACCTCGTATTTGGAAGCATCTTCACATTTTATGTGGCCAAGTTTTTCATGGCGGTCATCATTTTCTTTGCCGATATTCTTAAGTGGATCAAGGGTTTGTGGGCATGGTTCAGTTTTTCGAGAAACAAAACGCCAGGCGAAGGCGAAACCAAATACAAGCGCTCTGAATTTCTGCAACAGATGGCGCTGGTCACAGGAGGACTTGTGGTCACAACCATGTTTACCGGTATGTTTCGCTGGGTGCATCGTTTCGATCTTAAGCGTTTGACCATCAGGCTTAAAGGCTTGCCTGAGGAATTTTCCGGGTTCAGGCTGATTCAGATTTCCGACCTCCACCTTGGCTCCTGGTCGTCGGTGGATGCCCTGGAGGAAGCCGTGGACGACATACTTTCGGCCAGGCCAGATGCCATTGTGTTTACGGGCGATCTGGTCAATTATACCAGCAGCGAGGCCGACCGTTTTGTTGACGTGCTCAGTCGCCTCAAAGCGCCGCATGGCGTTTATGCAGTGTTGGGCAACCACGACTATGGCGACTATGTGAGCTGGCCCGATGCTGAGGCCAAGGCGAAAAACATGCAGCATTTGCTCGACATCTATCGCAAGGCGGGTTGGAATCTGCTTCGCAACGAAGCAGCCATTCTGACCAGAGGCGAGGCCCGGATGGCCATTGTGGGTGTTGAAAACTGGAGTGCCAATGCGCGATTTCCCCGCAAGGGCGAGCTCGATGCTGCATTGCGCGAAACCGAAACCATAGAAACGAAAATCCTGCTCAGCCACGACCCAAGCCATTGGAGTGCCCAGGTAACAAACCATCCCTCGAAAATTGGACTCACCTTGTCGGGTCATACGCATGGGTTTCAGTTTGGTATCGAGTTACCAGGTTTCAAGTGGAGCCCGGCCCAATACGTTTACAAACACTGGGCAGGACTCTATGAGTCTGAACAAGGTCATTTTTTATACATAAACCGTGGTCTGGGCAGCATCGGCTACCCCGGTCGCATCGGCATTCTGCCGGAAATCACATTAATTGAGCTTTATCCCTCAAACGAACTCACATGA